From the genome of Colletotrichum destructivum chromosome 10, complete sequence, one region includes:
- a CDS encoding Putative peptidase S8/S53 domain-containing protein yields the protein MVDSLNLVLSADLEDNNYQKVKVAVLDTGISPKAAEGFEIQGRMYRDFTDRPDENMRDDTGHGTSVVDLVYKICEPAEVYVARVMEKSHAIRNSVDAVIRALKWAMSNEVDIICMAIGFATEVPELKTVLKKAFAANILVFAAASNHNNMSGVVYPARWNDCVFGVFSTNAGAKNSRKINPTGSGKDENFAILGEDIKVFTGETQKGTSYSTAIACGLAARLLDFAKQNPVAGGIYGNLCNDLKEKAGMAKVLCGISEKDEEYHCIAPWKLLPENLRWQSDDPSEEEIQQARVSVMNRIAHYLEKF from the exons ATGGTCGACAGCCTGAACTTAGTTCTGAGTGCTGACCTTGAAGACAACAACTACCAGAAAGTAAAGGTAGCAGTCCTCGATACGGGAATATCGCCAAAAGCTGCTGAGGGATTCGAGATCCAGGGCCGGATGTACCGAGACTTCACGGACCGTCCAGATGAAAACATGCGCGATGACACTGGCCATGGGACATCCGTGGTTGACTTGGTTTACAAAATTTGCGAGCCTGCAGAGGTTTACGTCGCAAGAGTTATGGAAAAGAGCCATGCCATAAGGAATTCGGTGGATGCAGTAATCAGA GCACTAAAATGGGCAATGAGCAATGAGGTTGACATCATTTGCATGGCGATTGGTTTCGCAACCGAGGTCCCAGAGTTGAAGACGGTCTTGAAGAAGGCGTTTGCAGCTAATATTCTTGTGTTCGCGGCGGCTTCCAACCACAACAACATGAGCGGGGTTGTGTATCCGGCTCGCTGGAACGACTGCGTTTTCGGCGTCTTCTCGACGAACGCCGGCGCAAAGAACTCGCGCAAAATCAACCCTACCGGGAGCGGCAAAGACGAGAACTTTGCGATCCTTGGAGAGGACATCAAAGTCTTCACAGGCGAGACGCAGAAGGGTACGTCGTACTCAACCGCGATCGCTTGCGGCTTGGCAGCTCGCTTGCTCGATTTTGCCAAACAAAATCCCGTTGCCGGGGGTATATATGGTAATCTTTGCAATGATCTGAAAGAAAAGGCGGGGATGGCGAAAGTCTTGTGCGGGATCTcggagaaggacgaggagtaCCATTGTATTGCCCCGTGGAAGCTTCTCCCAGAGAATCTACGTTGGCAATCGGACGATCCATCGGAGGAAGAGATCCAACAGGCAAGGGTGAGCGTGATGAATAGAATTGCGCACTACCTGGAGAAATTCTAG